Below is a window of Dietzia timorensis DNA.
ACGAGGACTTCTTCGAGGGCTACCGGCCGACGCTCACGGACGACGGGCAGCCCGCGTTCTCCCTGCAAGCCGGGCCTCTCCGCCGTCAGGCCGCCCGCGCCTCCTCCGAGGCTGGGCGCGGCCACCCGAACTTCCTCATCATCGACGAGATGAACCGCGCGGACCTCGCGCGCGTATTCGGCGAGATGTATTTCCTGCTCGAGTACCGCGACCGCACCGTGCTGCCGCAGTACTCGCCGGACAATTCTTTCCGCCTGCCGCGCAACCTGTTCATCATCGGCACGATGAACACGGCGGACCGCTCGATCGCCATGGTCGACGCGGCGATCCGCCGTCGCTTCTCGTTCATCGAGCTGCACCCGGACGAGGCTCCGGTCGCGGGCCTGCTTCGCCGCAAGTTCAAGGCCGAGGGCAAGAACACCGAGCCCGCGGATCTTTTGGATGCGCTCAACGCCGAGATCGACGAGGCCGACCGCGACCTGCGCATCGGCCCGTCGTACCTCATGCGCGACGAGGCCCAGACCGACGAGGGGCTGGAGAAGATCTGGCAGCTCGACCTGCTCCCGCTGCTCGACGAGCACTACTACGGCCGCCTCACGCGGTCGGAGGTGCGCGAGCGTTTCGGCTTGGAGGCGCTGCGCCGCTCGCTCAAGAAGAAGTAGCGGGGCGCACATAATGATCGCCGCCCAGACCACGGTGGAGTTCGACGAGTTCGACCGCAAGGGCCGAGTCGTCGAGCTCACCGGAGCCGAGGCCGTCGCCCTCGCCGGCACCGGCCTGCTCGAGGTCCTCCCCGCGCGCACCGGCCGCTGGCGCATCATCCCCAACGGCCACGTCGGCGCGGTGCGCATCGGCACCCGCTCGGTGTCGGTGCTGCCCCATGCCAACCTCGGGCTGTCCGATCTGTTCTTCCTGCTCGATTACGCGCCCTCGGGCGCATTCCAGAACACCTCGATCGGCGCCTCGGAGACCGACGATCTGTGGACGTCCATGGCCCGGTCCTTCATCGCGCTCGCCGAACCTGAGCTCGCCCGCGGGCTCATGCGCGGCTACAAGCGCGTCGACGACGCGCTGTCCACCGTGCGCGGCCGTATTCGCATTTCCGACCAGATCCGCCGCCACCCGGGGATGACGATCCCCCTCGAGGTCACCTACTCCGAGTTCACCCCGGACATCCCCGAGAACCAGATCCTGCACACGGCGCTATACCGGCTGCAGTTCCTGCCCGGCCTGCCCGATGCGCTGCGCCGCCAGCTCGCACAGCTCGAGTTTCGACTCGCGGACGTGCAGATCTTCGGCCACGGCCAGAAGCTGCCCGAGTGGACGCCTTCGCGCATCAATGCCCGCTTCCACGATGCCCTCGTCCTCGCCGAGCGCATCCTCACAAGCGTGTGGCTCGACGTCGACCCGCTGTCGGAGTCCTCCACGCTCGCCGCCTTCGTCACCGAGATGCCCGATCTCTTCGAGAGCTACGTCGCCGACATCCTTTCGGAAAGTATGACGGCGAAGGGCGAGGAACTCCTGCGGGACCCGGTCGTCTACCTCGAGGACAGCTCGGGCGGAGGCGCAAGCTCCCGACACTCCGGTTCCCGCGCCCGGGGGACCGCTTCCGGGAGTGCCGCCGCGGCGGCCGCAGCACCCGCGTCCGCGCCGCAGCAGGCCACGTCCTCCCCCGCTGTGCCGGACGACGATTCTTTGCCCCGCCACTCCAACGGCCGCGAGTCGGACCTCATCTCGGTGCCGACCGGCCTGGTGTACGTGCGCGACGGCGCGCCGATCGCCACGTTCGCCCCCGCATATCCGACCACCGCGGACGGCGAACTCGACTCGCATTTCCGACTCCTCGCTGCGTGTACGGCCCTCGGCGTCAACCACGCCTTTCTCGTCTACCCCGCCGATAGGCGCGGCGCGGCGCCGCGGCCGAGGCGCATCGTGCACACGGATATCTCGATCGTCGAGTATCCGATCGACCTGGCGCAGGGGCCCGAGGGCGCACGCTCCGCACTCGCGGAATTGGCG
It encodes the following:
- a CDS encoding McrC family protein, producing the protein MIAAQTTVEFDEFDRKGRVVELTGAEAVALAGTGLLEVLPARTGRWRIIPNGHVGAVRIGTRSVSVLPHANLGLSDLFFLLDYAPSGAFQNTSIGASETDDLWTSMARSFIALAEPELARGLMRGYKRVDDALSTVRGRIRISDQIRRHPGMTIPLEVTYSEFTPDIPENQILHTALYRLQFLPGLPDALRRQLAQLEFRLADVQIFGHGQKLPEWTPSRINARFHDALVLAERILTSVWLDVDPLSESSTLAAFVTEMPDLFESYVADILSESMTAKGEELLRDPVVYLEDSSGGGASSRHSGSRARGTASGSAAAAAAAPASAPQQATSSPAVPDDDSLPRHSNGRESDLISVPTGLVYVRDGAPIATFAPAYPTTADGELDSHFRLLAACTALGVNHAFLVYPADRRGAAPRPRRIVHTDISIVEYPIDLAQGPEGARSALAELARMARNLKPTPANRGKSKRARQRKNT